The Serratia rhizosphaerae genome has a segment encoding these proteins:
- the rlmE gene encoding 23S rRNA (uridine(2552)-2'-O)-methyltransferase RlmE, translated as MTGKKRSASSSRWLQEHFSDKYVQQAQKKGLRSRAWFKLDEIQQSDKLFKPGMTVVDLGAAPGGWSQYVVTQIGGSGRIIACDILPMDPIVGVDFLQGDFRDELVLKALLDRVGEKKVQVVMSDMAPNMSGNPAVDIPRSMYLVELALEMCRDVLAPGGSFLVKVFQGDGFDEYLREIRSLFTKVKIRKPDASRARSREVYIVATGRKL; from the coding sequence ATGACAGGTAAAAAGCGTTCGGCCAGTTCTAGCCGCTGGCTTCAGGAACACTTTAGCGACAAATATGTGCAGCAGGCGCAGAAAAAAGGGCTGCGCTCGCGTGCCTGGTTTAAACTGGATGAAATACAGCAGAGCGACAAGCTGTTTAAACCGGGTATGACGGTTGTTGATTTGGGGGCGGCGCCAGGCGGCTGGTCGCAGTATGTCGTTACCCAGATCGGCGGTTCTGGGCGGATTATCGCCTGTGATATTTTACCGATGGATCCTATCGTCGGCGTTGATTTCCTCCAGGGAGATTTTCGTGATGAACTGGTGCTGAAGGCGCTGCTGGATCGCGTAGGTGAAAAGAAGGTTCAGGTGGTCATGTCCGATATGGCCCCGAATATGAGTGGCAACCCGGCGGTCGATATTCCAAGATCGATGTATCTGGTGGAATTAGCACTGGAAATGTGTCGTGATGTCCTCGCACCAGGCGGAAGTTTCCTGGTGAAGGTGTTCCAGGGAGATGGCTTTGACGAGTACCTACGGGAAATTCGCTCCCTGTTTACGAAGGTTAAGATTCGTAAGCCAGACGCTTCGCGCGCTCGTTCGCGTGAAGTGTACATTGTAGCGACAGGGCGCAAACTGTAG
- the yhbY gene encoding ribosome assembly RNA-binding protein YhbY — MNLNNKQKQHLKGLAHPLKPVVMLGNNGLTEGVLAEIEQALTHHELIKVKIATEDRETKALIADAIVRETNACNVQIIGNTLILYRPSEERKISLPR; from the coding sequence ATGAATCTGAATAATAAACAAAAACAGCACCTGAAAGGCCTGGCGCATCCGTTAAAACCGGTCGTCATGCTGGGCAATAACGGTCTCACCGAAGGGGTGCTGGCTGAAATTGAGCAGGCGCTGACGCATCATGAGCTGATCAAAGTGAAAATCGCAACGGAAGATCGCGAAACCAAAGCCTTGATCGCTGACGCTATCGTGCGTGAAACAAATGCCTGCAACGTACAAATTATCGGTAATACTCTTATTCTTTACCGCCCTTCCGAAGAGCGCAAGATCAGTCTACCGCGTTAA
- the greA gene encoding transcription elongation factor GreA: protein MQQIPMTLFGAEKLREELEYLKSVRRPKIIADIAEAREHGDLKENAEYHAAREQQGFCEGRIQEIEAKLSNAQVIDVTKMPNNGRVIFGATVSVLNLDTEDEVTYRIVGDDEADFKKNLISVNSPMARGLIGKEQDDVVVIKTPGGDVEYEILKVEYL, encoded by the coding sequence ATGCAACAGATTCCGATGACCCTGTTTGGCGCTGAAAAATTGCGCGAAGAACTGGAATATTTGAAAAGCGTTCGCCGTCCGAAAATCATTGCGGACATCGCGGAAGCGCGTGAACACGGCGACCTGAAAGAAAATGCGGAGTACCACGCGGCGCGTGAGCAGCAGGGGTTCTGTGAAGGACGTATTCAGGAAATTGAAGCCAAGCTGTCGAACGCGCAGGTGATCGACGTCACCAAAATGCCGAACAATGGCCGGGTGATTTTCGGCGCGACGGTATCGGTGCTGAACCTGGATACCGAGGATGAAGTGACCTACCGCATCGTGGGTGACGATGAGGCCGATTTCAAGAAAAATCTGATTTCGGTAAATTCCCCGATGGCGCGTGGTTTAATCGGTAAAGAACAAGATGACGTCGTGGTGATTAAAACGCCGGGCGGCGATGTGGAATACGAAATCCTGAAGGTTGAATACCTCTGA
- the dacB gene encoding serine-type D-Ala-D-Ala carboxypeptidase, with the protein MRFSRIVSALACAFVLNVNAAPVEDYTQYLPDGANLALMVQKIGASTPTIDYHAQQMALPASTQKVLTALAALLQLGPDYRFTTTLESQGKIDDGVLRGNLIARFGGDPTFKRQNLRNMVAELKKQGVKQISGDVLVDTSVFASHDKAPGWPWNDMTQCFSAPPAAAIVDRNCFSVSLYGAAKPGDIAFIRVASYYPVNMFSQVRTLAKGSPDAQYCELDVVPGELNRFTLTGCLTQRSEPLPLAFAIQDGASYAGAILKDELTQAGIQIDGHLKRQTQPGMSGTVIARTQSAPLHDLLKVMLKKSDNMIADTVFRTIGHERFGVPGTWRAGADAVRQVLRQKAGVDLGNSIVVDGSGLSRHNLLAPATMMQALQYIAQHDNELDFISMLPLAGYDGTLRYRGGLHEAGVDGKVSAKTGALQGVYNLAGFITTASGQRMAFVQYLSGYAVPPEDQRQRRIPLVRFESRLYRDIYQNN; encoded by the coding sequence ATGCGTTTTTCACGAATTGTCAGTGCATTGGCGTGCGCATTTGTTTTGAATGTAAATGCCGCCCCGGTTGAAGATTACACACAATATTTGCCTGATGGAGCCAACCTTGCCCTGATGGTTCAAAAAATCGGCGCCAGCACGCCGACGATTGATTACCACGCGCAGCAGATGGCGTTGCCCGCCAGCACCCAGAAGGTGCTGACCGCGCTGGCGGCCCTGTTACAGCTCGGCCCAGACTATCGCTTTACCACCACGCTGGAAAGCCAGGGCAAGATTGACGATGGCGTACTGCGCGGCAATCTGATCGCCCGTTTCGGCGGCGATCCGACCTTTAAGCGCCAAAACCTGCGCAATATGGTCGCCGAACTGAAGAAACAGGGCGTAAAGCAGATTAGCGGCGACGTGCTGGTCGATACTTCGGTCTTCGCCAGCCACGACAAGGCGCCCGGCTGGCCGTGGAACGATATGACGCAGTGCTTCAGCGCCCCGCCGGCGGCGGCGATTGTCGATCGCAACTGCTTCTCGGTGTCGCTCTACGGCGCGGCCAAACCGGGCGATATCGCCTTTATCCGCGTCGCCTCCTATTACCCGGTCAATATGTTCAGCCAGGTGCGCACGCTGGCCAAAGGCTCGCCGGATGCCCAATATTGCGAGCTGGACGTGGTGCCGGGCGAGCTGAACCGCTTTACCCTGACCGGGTGCCTGACGCAGCGCAGCGAACCGCTGCCGCTGGCGTTCGCCATTCAGGACGGGGCCAGCTATGCCGGCGCTATTCTGAAAGATGAGCTGACCCAGGCCGGCATCCAGATTGACGGCCACCTGAAGCGCCAGACACAGCCGGGCATGAGCGGCACGGTGATTGCCCGCACCCAGTCGGCACCGCTGCACGATCTGCTGAAAGTGATGCTGAAAAAGTCCGACAATATGATCGCCGATACCGTATTTCGCACCATCGGCCACGAGCGCTTTGGCGTGCCGGGCACCTGGCGCGCAGGCGCTGATGCAGTCCGTCAGGTGCTGCGTCAGAAAGCCGGGGTCGATCTGGGTAACAGCATCGTGGTGGACGGCTCCGGCCTGTCGCGCCATAACCTGCTGGCGCCGGCAACCATGATGCAGGCGCTGCAATATATCGCTCAGCATGACAACGAGCTGGACTTTATCTCCATGCTGCCGCTGGCCGGCTATGACGGCACGCTGCGTTACCGTGGCGGCCTGCATGAGGCCGGCGTGGACGGTAAAGTCTCGGCGAAAACCGGCGCGCTACAGGGCGTCTATAATCTGGCAGGCTTTATCACCACCGCCAGCGGTCAGCGTATGGCGTTTGTGCAGTATCTGTCAGGTTACGCCGTACCGCCGGAAGATCAGCGTCAGCGCCGGATCCCGCTGGTGCGTTTCGAAAGCCGGCTGTATCGGGATATCTATCAGAATAACTGA
- the pmrA gene encoding two-component system response regulator PmrA has protein sequence MKLLIVEDDELLQQGLAMAMAAEGYACDCALSAAQANTLIDTSQYSMVILDLGLPDVDGGALLRQWRRRQIDLPVLILTARDALEDRVDGLDAGADDYLVKPFALVELLARVRALIRRYQGHSDNLLQQDDLTLNLSSQQVYLQQQPIDVTPKEFAILSRLIMRAGQTVNRELLQQDLYAWNDDLGSNTLEVHVHNLRRKLGKDRIRTVRGIGYRLEPLP, from the coding sequence GTGAAGCTATTGATTGTCGAAGACGATGAGCTGTTACAACAGGGGCTGGCCATGGCGATGGCCGCCGAGGGTTACGCCTGCGACTGCGCCCTGTCGGCGGCGCAGGCCAATACGCTGATCGACACCAGCCAGTACAGCATGGTTATTCTCGATCTCGGCCTGCCCGACGTTGATGGCGGCGCGCTGTTGCGACAGTGGCGCCGCCGGCAGATAGACCTGCCGGTGTTGATTCTCACCGCCCGCGACGCGCTGGAAGACCGCGTCGACGGGCTGGACGCCGGTGCCGATGACTACCTGGTTAAGCCCTTTGCGCTGGTTGAGCTGCTGGCGCGCGTCAGGGCGCTCATCCGTCGTTATCAGGGCCACAGCGACAACCTGCTACAACAGGACGATCTCACGCTCAATCTCTCCAGCCAGCAGGTTTACCTGCAACAGCAGCCTATCGACGTCACGCCAAAAGAGTTTGCCATTCTGTCGCGGCTGATTATGCGCGCCGGCCAGACGGTAAACCGTGAACTGCTGCAACAGGATTTATACGCCTGGAATGACGATCTCGGCTCCAACACCCTCGAAGTGCACGTCCATAACCTGCGCCGCAAGCTGGGCAAGGATCGCATCCGCACGGTACGCGGCATCGGCTACCGTCTGGAGCCGTTGCCATGA
- the pmrB gene encoding two-component system sensor histidine kinase PmrB, producing MISMRRRLLLMLALILLVTQLISALWLWHESREQIGFLVDETLSAQVRTEKVDGEIAEAIASLLAPSLIMMIVTLIASFWAISWIIRPLNQLQNRLEKRSADNLSPLPVNNDSREVMAVTTALNQLFSRLNNTIQQERLFTADAAHELRTPLAGIRLHLELMEQQGVRASTPLIARIDQLMHTVEQLLMLSRAGQKFAGGHYQRFDWIADVITPLREELEELAQRRNQRLVWQLPTEAVTHGDPVLLRLLLRNLVENAHRYGPPGSAILISLDVQNGGHRLQVIDEGPGIKQEMAGELTQAFRRMDQRYGGSGLGLNIVIRIIQLHQGRLTLENRQDASGLNARCWLPANPLKP from the coding sequence ATGATCAGCATGCGGCGCCGCCTGTTGCTGATGTTGGCGCTTATTCTGCTGGTCACCCAGTTGATCAGCGCGCTGTGGCTATGGCATGAAAGCCGGGAACAGATCGGTTTTCTGGTCGATGAAACCCTGTCGGCTCAGGTGCGCACCGAAAAGGTCGACGGTGAAATCGCCGAGGCGATCGCTTCATTGCTGGCGCCGTCGCTGATTATGATGATTGTCACGCTGATCGCCTCGTTCTGGGCCATCAGCTGGATCATCCGCCCGCTTAATCAGCTGCAGAACCGGCTGGAAAAGCGTTCCGCCGACAACCTGTCACCGCTGCCGGTCAATAACGACAGCCGGGAAGTGATGGCGGTCACCACCGCGCTCAATCAGCTGTTTTCGCGGCTCAATAACACCATTCAGCAGGAGCGGCTGTTTACCGCCGACGCGGCTCACGAGCTGCGTACGCCGCTGGCCGGCATTCGTTTGCATCTGGAGTTGATGGAACAGCAGGGCGTGCGGGCAAGCACCCCGCTGATCGCGCGCATCGACCAACTGATGCATACCGTCGAACAATTGTTGATGCTGTCGCGCGCCGGACAGAAGTTTGCCGGCGGCCACTATCAACGTTTCGACTGGATCGCGGATGTCATCACACCGCTGCGCGAGGAGCTGGAAGAACTGGCACAACGGCGCAATCAACGGCTGGTGTGGCAACTCCCGACGGAGGCCGTCACCCATGGCGATCCGGTATTACTTCGCCTGCTGCTGCGTAATCTGGTGGAAAATGCCCACCGCTACGGCCCGCCGGGCAGCGCTATTCTCATCAGCCTTGATGTGCAAAACGGCGGCCACCGGCTGCAGGTGATCGATGAGGGACCGGGCATTAAGCAAGAGATGGCCGGAGAGTTGACCCAAGCTTTCAGAAGAATGGACCAGCGCTATGGCGGCAGCGGGCTGGGGCTGAATATCGTCATCCGCATCATCCAACTGCACCAGGGCCGCCTGACGCTGGAAAACCGCCAGGACGCCAGCGGTCTTAACGCACGCTGCTGGCTGCCCGCCAACCCGCTGAAGCCATAA
- the cgtA gene encoding Obg family GTPase CgtA has translation MKFVDEAAILVVAGDGGNGCVSFRREKYIPNGGPDGGDGGDGGDVYLLADENLNTLIDYRFEKSFRAERGQNGQSRDCTGKRGKDIVIKVPVGTRVKDQGTGEILGDMTRHQQRLMVAKGGWHGLGNTRFKSSVNRAPRQKTNGTPGEARDVLLELMLLADVGMLGLPNAGKSTFIRAVSAAKPKVADYPFTTLVPSLGVVRMDSEQSFVVADIPGLIEGASEGAGLGIRFLKHLERCRVLLHLVDIDPIDQTDPVENARVIINELNQYSENLAHKPRWLVFNKVDLLGEEASAERAKAIVDALGWEDKYYMISAASHLGVKELCWDVMNFINSQPKAMALEESAPEKVEFMWDDYHRKQLAEVEAEADDDWDDDWDEDDDEGVEIIYQK, from the coding sequence ATGAAGTTTGTAGATGAAGCAGCGATATTGGTCGTTGCAGGTGACGGTGGTAATGGTTGCGTCAGCTTCCGTCGCGAAAAATATATCCCGAACGGCGGCCCGGATGGCGGCGACGGCGGCGACGGCGGCGATGTCTACCTGCTGGCGGACGAAAACCTGAACACGCTGATCGATTATCGCTTTGAGAAGTCCTTCCGTGCGGAACGCGGTCAGAACGGCCAGAGCCGTGACTGTACCGGCAAACGCGGTAAAGACATCGTGATCAAAGTGCCGGTCGGCACCCGGGTGAAAGATCAGGGCACCGGCGAGATCCTCGGCGATATGACGCGCCATCAGCAGCGCCTGATGGTAGCGAAGGGCGGCTGGCACGGCCTGGGCAACACCCGCTTCAAATCCTCGGTCAACCGTGCCCCGCGCCAGAAAACCAACGGTACGCCGGGTGAAGCGCGCGATGTCCTGCTGGAGCTGATGCTGCTGGCGGATGTCGGCATGCTCGGCCTGCCGAACGCGGGCAAATCCACCTTTATCCGCGCGGTATCTGCCGCCAAGCCGAAAGTGGCGGACTACCCGTTCACCACGCTGGTGCCAAGTCTGGGCGTGGTGCGTATGGACAGCGAACAGAGCTTCGTGGTGGCGGATATTCCAGGGCTGATTGAAGGTGCCTCGGAAGGCGCCGGCCTGGGCATTCGTTTCCTGAAGCACCTGGAGCGTTGCCGCGTGCTGCTGCACCTGGTGGATATCGATCCGATTGACCAGACCGATCCGGTAGAAAACGCCCGTGTGATTATCAACGAGCTGAATCAGTACAGTGAAAATCTGGCGCATAAGCCGCGCTGGCTGGTGTTCAACAAAGTTGACCTGCTGGGTGAAGAAGCCTCTGCTGAACGCGCCAAGGCGATTGTTGACGCGCTGGGGTGGGAAGATAAGTACTACATGATCTCTGCGGCCAGCCATCTTGGCGTCAAAGAGCTGTGCTGGGATGTGATGAACTTCATCAACAGCCAGCCGAAAGCGATGGCTCTCGAAGAGAGCGCACCGGAAAAGGTCGAGTTTATGTGGGACGATTACCACCGTAAACAGCTGGCGGAAGTAGAAGCCGAAGCCGACGACGACTGGGATGATGACTGGGATGAAGATGACGACGAAGGCGTCGAAATCATTTACCAGAAATAA
- a CDS encoding DMT family transporter produces the protein METKQQVGVGISLALTTAVCWGALPIAMKEVLQVMTPFTIVWYRFTIAAIGLGIILTLRGRLPPVKIFRQPRWLLLLAIATAGLLGNFVFFSSSLQYLSPTASQVIGQLSPVGMMFASVLILKERMRITQVIGALMLICGLMLFFNISLVEIFTRLTDYTLGVLLGVCAATVWVTYGLAQKVLLRRLASPQILVMLYTLCAVALFPLAQPGMIFQLSGWQLACLLFCGANTLIGYGALAEAMARWQAAQVSALVTLTPLFTLLFSDLLALAWPQMFAAPTLNVVGYVGAFVVVAGAMFSAIGHRWWPRRAENLLVAPIKQPGE, from the coding sequence ATGGAAACAAAACAGCAGGTCGGGGTCGGTATTTCTCTGGCGTTAACCACGGCGGTTTGCTGGGGTGCGTTGCCGATAGCCATGAAAGAAGTCCTACAGGTGATGACGCCGTTTACCATCGTCTGGTATCGCTTTACCATTGCGGCGATCGGGTTGGGCATTATTCTGACGCTGCGCGGCCGTTTGCCGCCGGTGAAAATTTTTCGCCAGCCGCGTTGGCTGTTGCTGTTGGCGATCGCCACCGCCGGGCTGCTGGGGAACTTTGTGTTTTTCAGCTCCTCGCTGCAGTACCTTAGCCCGACGGCTTCACAGGTTATCGGCCAGCTATCGCCGGTAGGCATGATGTTCGCCAGCGTGCTTATCCTGAAAGAGCGGATGCGCATTACCCAGGTGATTGGCGCGTTGATGCTGATTTGCGGGCTGATGCTGTTTTTCAACATCAGCCTGGTTGAGATTTTTACCCGCCTGACGGATTACACCCTGGGGGTGCTGTTGGGCGTCTGTGCCGCGACGGTGTGGGTCACCTACGGCCTGGCACAAAAGGTCTTGCTACGCCGGCTGGCGTCGCCGCAGATCCTGGTAATGTTGTACACTTTATGTGCAGTTGCATTATTCCCCTTGGCGCAGCCGGGGATGATTTTTCAGCTGAGCGGCTGGCAACTGGCCTGCCTGCTGTTTTGTGGTGCGAATACGCTGATTGGCTATGGCGCGCTGGCAGAGGCGATGGCGCGTTGGCAGGCGGCGCAGGTGAGCGCGTTAGTAACGCTGACGCCGCTGTTTACCCTGTTGTTTTCAGATTTATTGGCGTTGGCATGGCCGCAGATGTTTGCCGCCCCGACGTTGAATGTCGTCGGTTACGTGGGTGCTTTTGTGGTGGTTGCGGGCGCAATGTTTTCCGCAATTGGTCACCGGTGGTGGCCGCGACGGGCAGAAAACCTCCTGGTTGCTCCTATCAAGCAGCCCGGTGAATGA
- the rpmA gene encoding 50S ribosomal protein L27, which yields MAHKKAGGSTRNGRDSEAKRLGVKRFGGEAVLAGSIIVRQRGTKFHAGTNVGCGKDHTLFALKDGKVKFEVKGPSNRKFISIEAE from the coding sequence ATGGCACACAAAAAGGCTGGCGGCTCGACTCGTAACGGTCGCGATTCAGAAGCTAAACGTCTGGGCGTAAAACGCTTTGGCGGCGAAGCAGTACTGGCAGGCAGCATCATCGTTCGTCAACGTGGCACCAAGTTCCACGCGGGCACCAACGTAGGCTGTGGCAAAGACCACACTCTGTTTGCTTTGAAAGACGGTAAAGTCAAATTCGAAGTTAAAGGCCCGAGCAATCGTAAATTCATCAGCATCGAAGCTGAATAA
- the rplU gene encoding 50S ribosomal protein L21, translated as MYAVFQSGGKQHRVSEGQTVRLEKLDIATGEAVEFDQILMIANGEDIKIGVPFVDGGKIKAEVVAHGRGEKIKIVKFRRRKHHRKQQGHRQWFTDVKITGISA; from the coding sequence ATGTACGCGGTTTTCCAAAGTGGTGGTAAACAACACCGAGTAAGCGAAGGTCAGACCGTTCGCTTGGAAAAGCTGGACATCGCAACTGGTGAAGCGGTTGAGTTTGACCAGATTCTGATGATCGCTAATGGCGAAGATATCAAAATCGGCGTTCCTTTCGTCGATGGCGGCAAGATCAAAGCTGAAGTCGTTGCACACGGTCGTGGCGAGAAAATTAAAATCGTTAAGTTTCGTCGTCGTAAACACCACCGTAAGCAGCAGGGCCACCGTCAGTGGTTCACTGACGTTAAAATCACCGGCATCAGCGCTTAA
- the ispB gene encoding octaprenyl diphosphate synthase, with translation MNLDQIIELTAQDMAAVNATILEQLNSEVTLINQLGYYIISGGGKRIRPMIAVLAARALQSEGDKHITIAALIEFIHTATLLHDDVVDESDMRRGKATANAAFGNAASVLVGDFIYTRAFQMMTSLESLRVLALMSEAVNVIAEGEVLQLMNVNDPDISEESYMRVIYSKTARLFEAAAQSSAILSGATPEQEQALQDYGRYLGTAFQLIDDLLDYSADGSTLGKNTGDDLNEGKPTLPLLHAMHNGSPEQTAMIRGAIEQGNGRHLLEPVLAAMEQCGSLVYTRQRAEEEADKAISALEALPPSEYRTALEGLAHLAVQREF, from the coding sequence ATGAACCTAGATCAAATTATTGAGTTAACCGCGCAAGATATGGCGGCAGTGAATGCAACAATTCTCGAACAGTTGAATTCCGAAGTCACGCTCATCAATCAGCTTGGCTATTACATTATCAGCGGTGGCGGTAAACGCATCCGGCCGATGATCGCCGTCCTGGCTGCCCGGGCGCTGCAGTCGGAGGGTGACAAGCACATTACCATCGCCGCGCTGATTGAGTTTATCCACACCGCGACCCTGCTGCATGACGATGTGGTTGATGAATCCGATATGCGCCGCGGCAAGGCGACCGCCAACGCCGCGTTCGGCAACGCCGCCAGCGTGCTGGTCGGCGACTTCATTTATACCCGCGCCTTCCAGATGATGACCAGTCTGGAATCATTGCGCGTGCTGGCGCTGATGTCGGAAGCGGTCAACGTGATCGCCGAAGGTGAAGTGCTGCAGTTAATGAACGTCAACGATCCGGATATCAGTGAAGAGAGCTATATGCGGGTGATCTACAGCAAGACGGCGCGTCTGTTTGAAGCGGCAGCGCAATCTTCCGCCATCTTGTCCGGCGCCACGCCGGAGCAGGAGCAGGCGCTGCAGGATTATGGCCGCTATCTCGGCACCGCTTTCCAACTGATTGACGATCTGCTGGATTACAGCGCCGACGGCAGCACGCTGGGCAAAAACACCGGCGATGACCTGAATGAAGGCAAACCTACGCTGCCGTTGCTGCACGCCATGCATAACGGCAGCCCGGAGCAGACGGCAATGATTCGCGGCGCCATTGAACAAGGCAACGGCCGTCATCTGCTGGAACCGGTGCTGGCGGCGATGGAACAGTGCGGCTCGCTGGTCTACACCCGCCAACGCGCGGAAGAGGAAGCCGACAAAG